Below is a genomic region from Helianthus annuus cultivar XRQ/B chromosome 2, HanXRQr2.0-SUNRISE, whole genome shotgun sequence.
TGACCTTGTAGCTTGCGACCGTAGATAAAGAGTTTTACGGTTTAGTTgaaacactgttaacataaacacttCATATCAGAATCTATCTAATACCACTATCTTACTAAATTATACCTTACATATGCAAAAAGACAAAATATATAAGTTCAGTTTCATAAGTCTTCAGTACGAAACACATCGGATTTATGCCTCGATCATGGTCGCCAGATTCGAGCATATTCTATTCATTCAGttttataaaaacacaaaatCATTCGTGTGCATATAACCTTTCAATAACAAAAAAAGTAAATGTAAGACGTACAGAACCGAACATGCGAGGCCAGGGGCGATGATCAAAAGCAGCACGTGCAGCTTCAATAGCCAAATCAACATCATCTTTATCTCCTTCAGCAATATCCACTATCTTTTCTTTCGTTCTTGGATCAATCATCTCGAACGTTTTCCCTTTTCATCAAAACaaaaccaatatatatatatatatatagcaagaATTAATCCGAAAAAAACACGTTGAACTAACAGCAAAAAGTGTACCTAAAACAGAATCTACAAACTGGCCATTGATGAAGAGCTTAGTTAAGTGTATTTTAGGTGTGGTGAGTGAAGAAATTGAGTTGCCATTGGTGTGAATCTGAGCCACAATAATAATAGTGTAGTGTTGTTGGTTTTGTGTGAGTGAGGATGTAATACTGCCTTATAGACACCAAACTTTTCCCACTTAACTCAGTAAGAGTCACTCTTGTTTTATTAGAAAGCTGCAACAATAATAAGCAATACAAAAAGAGCATAATTAAGACTTCAAAGGTGTAATTAACAAAACATGTATTCTTTTCTCAACTTATACACACTCAATTGAACACATCTTCAATCCACAACAACTTTATACAACTATGAGCCAAATTAGGGTTTCAAAACCTTCCGCCATTAAAGAAAACACCAAATTAGGGTTTAAAAAGTTTCAAAAAAAACAAACTTACTCTGCAAACAATGAGATCTCCTTCATCATCATACTCCTTATCACCTTTACGCTTCTTCTTATCATCCCCACTATCTTCTTCTTCCACTGGTTCACCTTCTTCAGTGGCTTTTTCCTCAGCCTCTGCTTTAGCATGTTGTTCCTCAAGGTACGTTTACACGATAGTCCGTACGAGTTTCTTCCGTGAAGGTTACGATAAATCGATTCTGATCGGCTCCGATGCTAGTTTACAGACTTGATATTCTGTTGTAGAATCCATGTCGGAATTGTTCAATACTTGTAGAACTGCTTCCTCTATTTCCTTTGCTAAGGCGGAATCCATGGTTATTTTTGGTGTTTGTGAAGGAATCGGTGTGACAGTCGTCTTCTTGCACGAATTGGGTAAATGTTCAGAAGGTATTAGGGTGTAAATGTTCAGAATGGATGTTCAACAGAGAAGGGAGAGAGAGCAGAGAT
It encodes:
- the LOC110893119 gene encoding RNA polymerase II transcriptional coactivator KELP-like; its protein translation is MDSALAKEIEEAVLQVLNNSDMDSTTEYQEQHAKAEAEEKATEEGEPVEEEDSGDDKKKRKGDKEYDDEGDLIVCRLSNKTRVTLTELSGKSLVSIRQYYILTHTKPTTLHYYYCGSDSHQWQLNFFTHHT